DNA from Mesorhizobium sp. DCY119:
AGATCCGCGACCGGCTGGGTATCGAGCCGGGCAGCGAGGTCGAGTTTGTCGAGCGGGATTCGGCGGTGTTCCTGGAAAAGCGGGATGCCCCCACCCAGCAGGAAAACAAAACCTTTGAGGAATGGGCTGCAAGTGTAGCAGGCACATTCGATTCAATGGGTATGGACGGCAAGGCTTATATAGACTGGTTGCGGGGGCCGCGTGACGATCTCGACTCTCGTTGATACCAACGTCCTGATCGATATTCTTGGTCCAGCCGAGATGGATGCTCGCCGCTGGTCTCTGGCCGCGTTGAAGCAGACGCTTGCCGATGGACCGATCGTTTTCAGTGCCATTGTTTGGGCGGAGCTTTCGAAGCCGTCCCTCGGCGAGGATGCGCTAGCCCGCGCATTAGCCTGGCTACGGCCTCTTTGTGAAGATCTGCCATTCAGCGCCGCCTATCCGGCCGGGTCCGCTCACAATCTTTACCGCATGCGTGGCGGGCGGCGGGAAAGAACGCTGCCGGATTTTCTTATTGGCGCGCATGCTCTCGTTGCGGGGCATCGTCTGTTGACGCGCGATCCGGCCCGGTACCGATCCTACTTTCCCGGTCTCAACATCCTGAGCCCTGAAACATATCCCCTGGGGGACGACTAGATGATCGGCAAGCTCAAGGGTACCGTCGACGAGATCGCCGAGGATTATTGTGTCGTCGACGTGCACGGCGTCGGCTATGTCGCCTATTGCTCGGCGCGCACGCTGGCCGCACTTGCCGGGCCGGGCGAGGCGGTGGTGCTGTTCATCGAGACCTATGTGCGCGAGGACATGATCCGGCTCTACGGCTTCAAGACCACCCTGGAGCGCGAATGGTTCCGCCTGCTGCAGAACAATGTGCAGGGCGTCGGCGCCAAGGTGGCGCTGGCGATCCTCTCGACGTTGGCGCCGGCCGATCTCGCCAATGCGATTGCGCTGCGCGACATCGCCATGGTTTCACGCGCCCCGGGCGTCGGCAGAAAGGTCGCCGAGCGCATCGTCACCGAACTGAAGAACAAGGCGCCGGCCTATGCCGGCGAGGCCACCGGCACGATCGGGCTGAAGCAGGAACTCGGCGAGGGCGTCGCGCCTGCGCCGATCGCCGATGCCGTCTCGGCACTGGTCAATCTCGGCTATTCGCGCGACATCGCTGCCAATGCGGTCTCGGCAGCGCTGAAGACGGCGGGCGAGGATGCGGATTCGTCCAAGCTGATCCGGTTCGGGTTGAAGGAACTGGCGCGGTGATTCCTTGTTTTTACTCACTCTCCTTGCTATTCTTTGATGGTAAGGAATTTGTGCGAGGGCAATGATTTGGGCCATCAATCCAAGATCACGTCAAAGGGACAGACGACGATCCCGGTTGAGGTTCGGGACCATCTCGGTCTGAAGCCGGGTGACCGCATCAACTATGTCGTCGACGAAACCGGGGTGAGAATTCTGGCCAAGAACAGGCGCGCCGTCGATCTTGCCGCGATTCTTGGGCCGCCACCTCGTGGAGCCGGAGCAAGCATCGAGGAAATCGACGAGGCCATTGGCAGTGCCATTGCACAGGACGATGAGCGGATTGTCCGCGAATGGAACGAGACGCATGGGAACGGCCAGTGATCGGCGTGGATACGAATGTGCTCTTGCGTATCCTCGTGCGCGATGAGCCCGAGCAAACGCGCAATGCCTTGGAGTTCATTGAAAACCGCACTTCCGACGACCCGGCTTTCGTCAGTCTGATCGTGGTGGCCGAGTTGGTCTGGGCCTTGCGGCAGCGCTATGACTACCCCATGAAAGATATCCGCAGGCTGCTGTCGGCCATGCTCGAGGCAAGGGAGTTCATCTTCGAGGAGGAAGCTCTGCTTGTCGATCTGTTCAACAGCGCAGAGTCCGGCAGGGGCGATGTTGCCGACCACCTGATAGCTTACTCCGCGACGCGCGCCGGCTGCACCCATACCGTCACCTTCGACCAGCGCGCAGCAAAGGCCATCCCATCCATGGAACTCCTCGCGTGAACGACCGCCTCATCACGCCCGACAAGCGCGGCGAAGACACCGACACGACGCTGCGGCCGCAGAGCCTCGATGAGTTTGTCGGGCAGGCGGCGGCGCGCGCCAATCTCAAGGTTTTCGTCGAGGCGGCCAAAGGGCGCGGCGAGGCGCTCGACCATGTGCTGTTCGTCGGCCCGCCCGGCCTCGGCAAGACGACGCTGGCGCAGATCATGGCGCGCGAGCTCGGCGTCAATTTCCGTTCCACCTCCGGCCCGGTCATCGCCAAGGCCGGTGACCTTGCGGCGCTGCTCACCAACCTTGAAGAGCGCGACGTGCTGTTCATTGATGAGATCCATCGGCTGAGCCCGGCGGTGGAAGAAATCCTCTATCCGGCGATGGAGGACTATCAGCTCGACCTGATCATCGGCGAGGGGCCGGCGGCGCGCTCGGTCAAGATCGACCTGGCAAAGTTCACGCTGGTCGCCGCAACGACGCGGCTCGGCCTGCTTACCAACCCGCTGCGCGACCGTTTCGGCATCCCGGTCCGGCTCAATTTCTACACGGTCGAGGAGCTTGAGCAGATCGTGCGGCGCGGCGCGCGCATCCTCGGCATGCCACTCGGTGATGACGGCGCGCTGGAGATCGCGCGGCGTGCGCGCGGCACGCCGCGCATTGCCGGCCGCCTTCTGCGGCGCGTGCGCGATTTTGCCAGCGTGGCCGGGGCGGATCACGTCAACCGCAAGATCGCCGATGAAGCGCTGTCACGGCTGGAGGTCGATGCGCTCGGCCTCGACCAGCTCGACCGGCGCTATCTCTCGATGATCGCGCTGAATTTCGGCGGCGGCCCGGTCGGCATTGAGACGATCGCGGCTGGCCTGTCGGAGCCGCGCGACGCCATCGAGGACATCATCGAGCCTTATCTGATCCAGCAAGGTTTCATCCAGCGCACGCCACGCGGCCGCGTGTTGACGGCCAATGCCTGGAAGCATCTCGGGCTGGACGCGCCGAATGATCTGGCGCAGCAGCAGATCAGCCTGTTTCAGGAGGAGTGATGCCGTCCCGTCAAATGCTCATGCTCGACGGGGAGTGGGGCAGGTTCAATTTCCGTGTTGCCGGTATTGCCATCAGCGACAACCATGTGCTGCTCCAGCGTGTGCATTCATATGGTGGCTATTGGGTGCTTCCCGGCGGCAGGCTGGAACTGGGCGAAGACACAAAGACCGGCCTGGCGAGGGAGATGGCCGAGGAGCTTGGAGCCGGCGTGGAAATCGGCCGACTGGTCTTCATCGTCGAGAACTTCTTCGAAGAAGGAATTCTCTGTCACGAAATGGCTTTCTATTACGAGATGCACCTTCCATCCGACGTTCCGGACGCAAGGCAGACAATTGTGAAGCGTGTCGACCATGATGGCACGGAACTGGAGTTTGCGTGGTGGCCGGTCGATGAAGCAACGCTGACCGGCCTTTCGCTCTATCCAGCCTTCCTTCGCAAAAAGCTGACACAGATTCCGTCATCGCCAGAACATTTCGTCTGGCAGGGCTGACGCTACTCCAACCCCCGCACCATCTCCAGCACGTCCGGCTCGGCTGGTTTGCCGTCGAACTGCTCGACCACGCCGAATGCGCCGCCATAGGACCATACCGACCAGGAGAAGCCGTGCGCTTCGGCGCGGGCACTCATGTCGCGGACATAGGCGGCGCGGTATTTGGCCGGCATGACGTAAGGGTTGCCATATTCCTGGCGGATCATTCCGAACTCGCCGAGGAAGATGTTTTCCGGCTTGATGCCGTGTTTCCTGGCCCAGGCGTCCACCGTCTTGAACGGCGCGTCCATGACCGCCAGCAGCTTGTCTTCGGTGTCCATCGTCGCGATCTGTTCGTCGAGATAGGCGAGCATGCCGCTGCGCCGCGTCCACGGCGCCTCGGCCTTGATCTTGGCGCGCACCTTGTCGAGCGCGGCATCGAGCTCAGTGCGCGGCACGGCATAGGGCGGGTAAGGCAGGCCGGTGACATAGGGGATGAAATCGCCGGCCCAGGTCGCGCCCTGATGCGTCAGCAGGAACGGGTCGTAGGAGTGGAAGGTCCAGATGACATTGTCGTCCGGGATCGTCTTCGGATCGAGTTTGGCCAAGCTTTCGGCGTTGGAATAGCAGGCGCCGGTCAGCACCAGCGTCAGCCGCGTGGCCGAAGCGCGGGCGGCGGCAAACAGGCGTTGCAGCTTTTCGGGCCAGAGGCTGGTCTTTTCGTCCTTGCAGTCGATCACCGGCTCGTTCATCGCCTCGAAGGCGACGAGTGCCGGGTCTTCCTTCGACAGGCTTTTCGCCATGGCGCGGGTGAGATCGACATAAGCGTCGAAGAGTTTCGGGTCGTTCATCACTTCGGCCATGCCGAGCGAACGGTTGCCGCCTGCCGGCACGAGATGCATGTCGACGATGACTTTCAGGCCGCTCGCATTGACCAGCCGGACAGATTCCAGCACCGAGGCGAAGAGCTTGTCGCGAAGGCCAGTCGTCTTGCCCGATAGGAAGGGTGAAGGGTCGACCGGCATGCGGACGAAGTCGAAGCCGTTATCCTTCAGGCTTTTCAGGTCGGCCTCGGTCACCGACTTGCGCCATTCGGGAAAGGGCAGGATGGCCTTCTCGTCGCCCCATTGGCTTTCGTCCGGCCAGGTGACCCAGATGTCGAGATTGATACCGCGCTTCATGGAGAAGCTGGCGGCATCGGCGGCTGGTGCGGCGACGGAAAGCAGGGCGAGACCCAGAAGGCCAGCCTTGAACATCGACGCCAATGATGTCATCCGGGAAGTCATCGGGTTTGCCCCAAGCCCAATTCGACGGAATTACCCTCGTGTAATACCTGTCAGGTCGCCGGCGAAAAGGAAAGAGCGATGGACGATCATGGTGAACGCGAAAGGCTGATGGCGGGGCTGTCGGGCGAGCTGACTTCGTTCGGCCACCGCATCATGGCGCGGGTCTATTATGCCGACACCGATTTCTCCGGCGTCGTCTACCATGCGCGCTATCTCGAATTCTTCGAGCGCGGGCGTTCTGATTTCCTGCGGCTGGCAGGCGTCCACCACACCGAGCTTGCCGACGGCAAGCATGGCGAGAAGATCGTCTGGGTGGTGCGGCGCATGGAGATCGATTTTCGCGGACCCGCCCGCATCGACGATATCCTCATGGTCGATACCCGCACGGAAAAGATTTCGGGCGCGCGCATCTGGATGGGGCAGCAATTGAAGCGCGGTGACGATGTGCTGGTCGAAGCCCGGGTGGAAGCCGCCATCATCGGCGAGAGCGGGCGGCCACGTCGTTTCCCGAAGGAATGGATCGAAGCGTTTTTGCCGAAGGGGCAAGCCGGTCTGGATGCCGAATGAAAAAAGCCCCGCCGAAGCGGGGCTTTTTGTTGGTGCTTTTAACTCAGGCGGCCTTTTCGGCCGTCTGCTGCCATTTGCCGAGGGCGGCGAGGCTGTTCATCTGGGCGCGATGGGCGAAGGCGGCCTGGCCGGCGGCGATGTTTTCCACCTTGCCGCTCCATGCCTTCTGCGGGGCTGCCTGCAGCGCGCGGCCATAGGAGAAGGTCAGCTTCCACGGATGCGGGCCGATGGCGTTGATCGCGTTGAGGTTGGCGGTAGCCTCCTCGTCGGACTGGCCGCCCGACAGGAAGGCGATGCCCGGCACTGCGACCGGAACCGTCTCGCGGAAAAGCTTGATGGTCTTTTCGGCAACTTCCTCGGGGCTGTTCTTGATGCCCGACTTCTTGCCGCCGATGATCATGTTCGGCTTGAGGATCGTGCCTTCCAGCGACACGTTGGCGGCATAGAGCTCGGAATAGAGCTGCAGCAGCGTGACCTTGGTGATCTCGTAGCAGGTGTCGATGTCGTGCGAACCGTCCATCAGCACTTCCGGCTCGACGATCGGCACGATGCCGGCTTCCTGGCAGAGAGCGGCGTAGCGCGCCAGCGCGTGGCAGTTGGCGTCGATCGCGGTCGAGGAGGGAACGTTCTCTTCTTCGTTGATGTCGATCACGCCGCGCCATTTTGCGAAGCGGGCGCCGAGCTTGTAATATTCGGCGAGGCGCTCGCGCAGGCCGTCGAGGCCTTCGGTGATGGTGTCGCCCGGAAAGCCGGCCAGCGGCTTGGCACCGGCATCGACCTTGATGCCCGGAATGGCGCCGGTGGCCCGAATGAGATCGACCAGCGGCGTGCCGTCGGCGGCCTTCTGGCGGATCGTCTCGTCATAGAGGATGACGCCGGAAATGTGGTTCTTCATGGCGTTGGTGGCGCGGAACAGCATCTCGCGGTAATCGCGGCGGGAGTCGGCGGTGGATTCGACCCCGATCACGTCGAAACGCTTCTTGATCGTGCCGCTGCTTTCGTCTGCAGCCAGAATACCCTTGCCGTCGGCAACCATTGCGGCTGCGATATCTTCGAGACGTTCGCTCATTCAAAATCTCCTCTGTGATCAGCGGCGAATAACAGAAGTGTGTGACGAACGGAATGCCGCCGAAGTGCTTGAATCGATTGAAACTCGATCACACCTGCCAACGAAGTATTTCACCTCGCCAGAAGGCAGGCCAGCGGATTCTTATATCATGCCTTCAAGACGTCGACGCCGGGCAGGTCCTTGCCTTCCATCCATTCCAGGAATGCGCCACCGGCGGTGGAGACGTAGCTGAAATCGTCGGCAGCACCGGCATGGTTCAGTGCTGCTACCGTGTCGCCGCCGCCGGCGACCGAGACGAGCTTGCCTTCCCTGGTGCGGCTTGCTGCGTGCTTCGCAGCCGCAACGGTCGCGCGGTCGAAGGGCGCGATCTCGAAGGCGCCGAGCGGGCCGTTCCAGACCAGCGTTGCTGCACGGTCGATCCACTGGTTGACGGTCTCGATGGTCTTGGGGCCGACATCGAGGATCATGGCGTCGGCCGGCACCGCGTCGATGGAGACGGTCTCGTTGGCGGCATTGGCCTTGAACTCGCGGGCGACGACGCCGTCCGACGGCAGGATGATGGCGCAGCCCGATTGGGCGGCCTCGATCATGATCTGCTTGGCGGTGGGCGCAAGGTCATGCTCGCACAGCGACTTGCCGACGTCGCTGCCGCGTGCCGCCAGGAAGGTGTTGGCCATGCCGCCGCCGATGACCAGCGCGTCGACCTTCTTCACGAGATTCATGAGCAGGTCGATCTTGCTGGAGACTTTCGCGCCGCCGACGATGGCGACGACCGGACGAACCGGATTGCCGAGGCCCTTTTCCAGCGCTTCCAGCTCTGCCTGCATGGTGCGGCCGGCATAGGCGGGCAGCAGGTGGGCAAGCCCCTCCGTCGAGGCATGGGCGCGGTGGGCGGCGGAGAAGGCGTCGTTGACATAGAGATCGCCATTGGCGGCGAGCTGCTTGGTGAAGTCGGGATCGTTCTTTTCCTCGCCCTTGTAGAAGCGGGTGTTTTCAAGGAGCAGAATATCGCCGTCCTTCATGGCGGCGACTGCGGCTGCGGCCTTGTCGCCGATGCAGTCTGCAGCGAAGGCGACGGGCTTGCCGATCACCTCGCCAGTGGCTTTTGCGATGGGCGCCAGCGAGAGGGCGGGATCGGGACCATCCTTCGGGCGGCCGAAATGGGCGAGCAGGATGACCTTGGCGCCTTTGCCGGAAAGCTCGGTGATGGTGGGCGCGACGCGCTCGATGCGGGTGGCGTCGGTCACCTTGCCGTCGGCGACGGGTACGTTGAGGTCGACGCGGACGAGGATACGCTTGCCTTTGACATCACCGATATCGTCGAGCGTCTTGAAACCGGCCATGGCAATTTGTCTCCTCGCTGAAATCGGCGGAACCTTACCGTGCATTGCGCGCGATGCAAGATTGGCTTTGGTCTGAGGGACGCGGCGAATCGCAGCAAGCTGAGAGACCGCCTGCTAATTCTACCCTGCCGGCCATCTGACGCGGCTTTCTGCGCTTCCGGTGCTCATGGACTCAATGTCCACTCCGCTCCGGTTCTCGAAAATCCACGCCATATGTCTCGGCAGGGCGAATTATCAAACGATCTCTCGATCAGTCTTAAGCTTCTTCGCCAGCTTTCGCCTTCACCGGGCGGCGAAGGAGGCGGTCGAAAAGTCCGCCGAAGCGCTCGCGCAGGTTTTCCGGGATCACCGGCTGCGGGGGTGTCGGCTCGAAGGACAGGCCGACGCCGCTGATCTTGCCCTTCTCGTCGATGTCGCGGACGATGAGTTCGATCGGGCCGAGTGTCAGCCGGTCGGCGTATTCGGCGCGGCCGCCGAGCCGCGACAGCATCAGTTCGCCAATGGTCATCTTCATCTCGGCTTCAGCCAGGCCGGGCCCGTAAGCCGCCTCAAGCTCGGATGCCGGTCTTTCCGGGTCGACTGCGAAGGCGCCGAAGAAATCGGCATCCTCGGGGTCGACTTCGACGCGGCTGGCGAACAAGCGGTCGAGAAGGGCCGGATAGCGATCCGAAACGAAGATGTAGACGCGGTCGCCCGCGACCAGGCGGCCGAAGTCGGGGAATTTCATCGAGCGCCCCTCCCGGACGACCAGCGAAGGCCGCGCCCAGCGCGGCAGCCGCTCACCGCGCAGCACCGGGCTGCCGGGCACGACGCGGTAGCTCAGCAGTTCATGGTGCGCTGAGCCGGGCAGCTCCAGCTCGACCTTTTCGATCGGACCGGGACGCGGCGGCACGATCAGCCCGAGACGACGCGCAAGCGGCCCGACCGTCCAGCCCTGGACGACGAGCGAGACGAGGACGACGATGAAGGCGGAGTTGAAGATATCGCGGCCGTGCTCCAGCCCGCTGAGAAGCGGCGTGATGGCAAGCAGGATGGAGACCGCGCCGCGCAGGCCGACCCAGGAGATGAACGCCGTTTCGGTCTTGGGAAAGCGGAACGGCTTGAGGCAGAGCCACACCGCGAACGGACGGGCGACGAAAATCAGGAACAGGCCCAGCACGATGGAAACGCCGAGGATGGCCGGAAACTGCGACGGCGTGGCGAACAGACCCAGCACCAGGAACATGATGATCTGCGCCAGCCACGACATGCCGTCCTGGAAGCGCTTCAGCACCGAGGCCGCGCGGATGTTGGAGTTTCCGGCGACAAGTCCGGCGAGATAGACGGCGAGGAAACCCGAACCGCCGATCGCGCCGGCCCCGGCGAAGACGAGCAGCGACAGCGTCAGCACGAAGATCGGCAGCAGGCCGTGATCGAGATTGAGCCTTTCGACGAGGCGGACGATGGCAAAACCGCCGAGAATGCCGACGGCGGCCCCCAGGCCCATGGTGAGGAAGAAGCCGACGATGAGGTCGGTCACCAGCACCTTGGCTTCGGGGTCGATGCCCATGGCGATGATCTCGACCAGCGTGATCGTCAGGAAGATGGCGATCGGGTCGTTGGTGCCGGATTCGATTTCGAGCGTGGAGCGCACCCGGTCGCGCAGATGGATGTTGCCGGCGCGCAGCAGGAAGAACACGGCGGCCGCGTCGGTGGAGGCGACGGCAGCGCCGAGCAGGAAGGATTCGAGCCAGGTGAAATTGGTGAGATAGTGGGTGGCAACGCCGAAAATGGCCATCGTCAAGGAGACGCCGACCGTCGCCAGCGTCACGGCGGGCAAGGCTGCCTGCTTCATGACATTGACTGGCGTGCCGAAGCCAGAATCGAACAGGATGACGGCAAGCGCCAGTGAGCCGGCAAAATAAGCGACAGGGGCGTTGTCGAAGCGAAGGCCGAGGCCGTCGACGCCGCTGGCAAGGCCGATGCCGAGGAACAGGAGGAGCAGGGGGGCGCCGAAACGGAAAGCTATCAGGCTCGAAAACGCTGCGGCCAGCACCAAAGCTGTACCGACCAGGGTTGCGAGATAGATAACATGATCCATGAGCCGCCTTTTCTTCCGCCTGTGACTCTCCAGTTCAAGGTACAGTGCGGCGAAGACATGGCCATGCGCAAGCAAGTTGCGCATTTATATGAGAAATTTGTCGGGCTCATGCGGCGCCGGGCGGCTCTCCAGCGCAAACGAAAACGCCCGGCCGAAGCCAGGCGTTCCTGAAATATGAAGTGGACCGCAGATCAGCCGATGAGCTTGCCGACCGCAACCGCCGTGTCGGCCATGCGGTTGGAGAAACCCCATTCATTGTCGTACCAGGACATGACGCGGACGAGGTTGCCCTCGATGACCTTGGTCTGGTCGAGCGCGAAGGTCGACGAGGCCGGGTTGTGGTTCAGGTCGATCGAGACCAGCGGCTCGTTGGTGTAGGCCAGAATGCCCTTGAGCGGGCCGTCGGCGGCAGCAACGAGGGCTGCGTTGACCTCATCGACGGTCACATTCTTCTTGGCGACGAACTTGAAGTCGATGACCGAGACGTTCGGGGTGGGCACGCGGATCGAGACGCCGTCGAGCTTGCCCTTGAGTTCCGGCAGAACCAGGCCGACGGCCTTGGCGGCACCGGTCGAGGTCGGGATCATCGACATGGCGGCGGCGCGGGCGCGGTAGAGGTCCTTGTGCATCGTGTCCAGCGTCGGCTGGTCGCCGGTGTAGGCGTGGATCGTGGTCATGAAGCCCTTTTCGATGCCGAAGGCATTGTTGAGGACCATGGCGACCGGCGCCAGGCAGTTGGTGGTGCAGGAGGCGTTGGAGACGACGATGTGATCTTTGGTGAGCTTGTCGTGGTTGACGCCGTAGACGACGGTGAGGTCGGCGCCGTCGGCAGGCGCCGAGACGAGGACACGCTTGGCGCCGGCGGTCAGGTGGGCCGAGGCCTTATCCTTGGACGTGAAGATGCCGGTGCATTCGAGCGCGATGTCGACGCCGAGTTCCTTCCACGGCAGCTGCGACGGGTCCTTGATCGCGGTGACCTTGAATTTGTCGGTGCCGATGTTGATGGAGTCGCCTTCGACCTTGACCTCATGCGGGAAGCGGCCATGCACCGAGTCGTAGCGCAGCAGGTGGGCGTTGGTCTCGACCGGGCCGAGATCGTTGACGGCGACGACGTCGATGTCCTTGCGGCCGGATTCGTAGATGGCGCGCACGATGTTGCGGCCGATACGGCCAAATCCGTTGATGGCAACTCTGACGGTCATGCTTGTTTCTCCATTGGAGCCAAAGATCAGTTCGACTTCTTGTGAAGACGCGCTTCGGCGGCCTTCACGGTGGCATCGGCAGTGATGCCGAAATGCGGGTAGAGCTGTTCGATCGTGCCGCTGGCGCCGAAGCCATGCATGCCGATGAAGATGCCGTCCTGGCCGATGAAGCGGTCCCAGCCGAGGCGGATGGCGGCTTCGATGGCGACCTTGACCGGGGCGTTGCCGATGATGGCGGCCTGGTACTTCTCGCTCTGCTTCTCGAACAGTTCGAACACAGGAACCGAGACGACGCGGGTCGGGTGGCCATGTGCCTGCAATGCGGTGCGGGCGGCAAGCGCGATCTCGACCTCGGAGCCGCTGGCGAAGATCGTCACGGCTGCGTCGCCGTCGGCGGTCGCCAGTTCATAGGCGCCGTATCCGCAGAGGTTTTCCTCGACGAATTCGGTGCGCACGGCCGGCAGGTTCTGGCGGGTCAGCGCGATGGTCGCAGGCGTCTTGGTGTCTTCCAGCGCAAGCTGCCAGCATTCGGCGGCTTCGGTCGCGTCGGCCGGGCGGTAGACATTGTGGTTCGGAATGGCGCGCAGGGCGGCCAGATGCTCGACCGGCTGATGGGTCGGGCCGTCCTCGCCGAGACCGATGGAATCATGGGTCATGACGAAGATCACGCGGATACCCATCAGCGAGGCAAGGCGCATCGCCGGGCGGGCATAGTCGGAGAAGGTCAGGAAGGTGCCGGAGTAGGGGATGACACCGCCATGCAGCGCCATGCCGTTCATCGCAGCGGCCATGCCGTGCTCGCGGATGCCGTAATAGACATAGCGGCCGTCATACTTGCCGGGCGCGATCGGGTTGGTCTGGGTGGTCTTGGTGTTGTTGGAGCCAGTCAGGTCGGCCGAGCCGCCGATCGTCTCGGGCACCGCGCCGTTGATGACTTCCAGCGCCATTTCCGACGACTTGCGGGTCGCGACCTTGGGTTTGTCGGCTGCGAGCTTCTTCTTGTAGTCGGCGATCACGGTGTCGAAATTGCCCGGCAGTTCACCGCGCATGCGGCGCTCGAACTCGGCGCGGATTTCGCTCTCAGTAGCGGCGAGGCGGGTCTCCCATTCCTTGCGCTTCTTGGCGGCGTTGAGGCCGGACAGGCGCCAGGCGTCGAGAATGTCGGACGGAACCTCGAAGGGCGGGTAGTCCCAGCCCAGCGCCTTGCGGGCGCCGGCGATTTCTTCCGCACCCAGCGCCGAGCCGTGCACCTTGTTGGTGCCGGCCTTGGTAGGAGCGCCGAAGCCGATGGTGGTCTTGCAGGCGATCAGCGTCGGACGGTCGGAGCGGCGCGCGGCTTCCAGCGCGTCGGCAATCGCTTCGGGATCATGGCCGTCGACGCGCGAGGCGTTCCAGCCGGAGGCGGCGAAGCGGGCGAGCTGGTCGGTCGAATCCGACAGCGACACCGGGCCGTCGATGGAGATGTTGTTGTCGTCCCACATGACGATGAGCTTGTTGAGCTTCAGGTGCCCGGCAAGCGCGATGGCTTCCTGCGAGATGCCTTCCATCAGGCAGCCGTCGCCGGCCAGCACGTAGGTGTAGTGGTCGACGAGGTCGTCACCGAACTTGGCGTTCATGATGCGCTCGGCGAGTGCCATGCCGACCGAATTGGCAAGACCCTGGCCAAGCGGGCCGGTGGTGGTCTCGATGCCGGCGGCGTGACCATATTCCGGGTGGCCGGCGGTGCGGGAGCCGAGCTGGCGGAAATTCTTGATCTCGTCGATGGTGATGTCTTCGTAGCCGGTCAGATAGAGCAGCGAGTAGAGCAGCATCGAGCCGTGGCCGGCCGACAGCACGAAACGGTCGCGGTCGGCCCAGTGCGGCGCCTTGGGGTCGTGCTTCATGAAGCGGGTGTAGAGCACGGTGGCAACGTCGGCCGCGCCCATCGGCAGGCCGGGATGGCCGGAATTGGCCTTCTCGACGGCGTCCATGGACAGAAAGCGGATCGCGTTGGCCATCCGGTCGTGTTTTTCGCGTGATGTCATGATTGCTCGCCAAGCCTTGAATTTTGAGGGGGCAGACCCCTGGAGAAAGCACGGGGACACATAGCAGGCGCGCCGCGTGAGTCAACAAAAGCATGGTTTCCGGACACAGAGATGACCGTGATTTGGCATGTCTGCGCACGATAGCGGGGGAAAGGACGAATCGCTTTGTTGACGGTTCGTTTGCACGATGCCTAATGTTTCACTGGTAAGTCGTTCTGAATGCGAACGATTCGGTGATGGGCGGGAGTTTGACGGAGCCATGACCGGGGAAACGACACTCAAGGAAGTCATAAGCCGGCTCGGCAAGGCGATCGATGTGCTTGAGCACAATGTCGCATCGCGACTTGAGCATGAGCAGGATTACTCCGAAGCCGAGGCCGAAGTGCAGCGCATGAATGCCGACCGTGGCCGGCTCGCGCAGGAACTCGACAATTCCGAAGCGCGCGCCGAACGGCTGGAGGAAGCCAACAAGGAAGTATCGCGCAGGCTGGTGACGGC
Protein-coding regions in this window:
- a CDS encoding class I fructose-bisphosphate aldolase, giving the protein MSERLEDIAAAMVADGKGILAADESSGTIKKRFDVIGVESTADSRRDYREMLFRATNAMKNHISGVILYDETIRQKAADGTPLVDLIRATGAIPGIKVDAGAKPLAGFPGDTITEGLDGLRERLAEYYKLGARFAKWRGVIDINEEENVPSSTAIDANCHALARYAALCQEAGIVPIVEPEVLMDGSHDIDTCYEITKVTLLQLYSELYAANVSLEGTILKPNMIIGGKKSGIKNSPEEVAEKTIKLFRETVPVAVPGIAFLSGGQSDEEATANLNAINAIGPHPWKLTFSYGRALQAAPQKAWSGKVENIAAGQAAFAHRAQMNSLAALGKWQQTAEKAA
- a CDS encoding phosphoglycerate kinase, which gives rise to MAGFKTLDDIGDVKGKRILVRVDLNVPVADGKVTDATRIERVAPTITELSGKGAKVILLAHFGRPKDGPDPALSLAPIAKATGEVIGKPVAFAADCIGDKAAAAVAAMKDGDILLLENTRFYKGEEKNDPDFTKQLAANGDLYVNDAFSAAHRAHASTEGLAHLLPAYAGRTMQAELEALEKGLGNPVRPVVAIVGGAKVSSKIDLLMNLVKKVDALVIGGGMANTFLAARGSDVGKSLCEHDLAPTAKQIMIEAAQSGCAIILPSDGVVAREFKANAANETVSIDAVPADAMILDVGPKTIETVNQWIDRAATLVWNGPLGAFEIAPFDRATVAAAKHAASRTREGKLVSVAGGGDTVAALNHAGAADDFSYVSTAGGAFLEWMEGKDLPGVDVLKA
- a CDS encoding potassium/proton antiporter, whose product is MDHVIYLATLVGTALVLAAAFSSLIAFRFGAPLLLLFLGIGLASGVDGLGLRFDNAPVAYFAGSLALAVILFDSGFGTPVNVMKQAALPAVTLATVGVSLTMAIFGVATHYLTNFTWLESFLLGAAVASTDAAAVFFLLRAGNIHLRDRVRSTLEIESGTNDPIAIFLTITLVEIIAMGIDPEAKVLVTDLIVGFFLTMGLGAAVGILGGFAIVRLVERLNLDHGLLPIFVLTLSLLVFAGAGAIGGSGFLAVYLAGLVAGNSNIRAASVLKRFQDGMSWLAQIIMFLVLGLFATPSQFPAILGVSIVLGLFLIFVARPFAVWLCLKPFRFPKTETAFISWVGLRGAVSILLAITPLLSGLEHGRDIFNSAFIVVLVSLVVQGWTVGPLARRLGLIVPPRPGPIEKVELELPGSAHHELLSYRVVPGSPVLRGERLPRWARPSLVVREGRSMKFPDFGRLVAGDRVYIFVSDRYPALLDRLFASRVEVDPEDADFFGAFAVDPERPASELEAAYGPGLAEAEMKMTIGELMLSRLGGRAEYADRLTLGPIELIVRDIDEKGKISGVGLSFEPTPPQPVIPENLRERFGGLFDRLLRRPVKAKAGEEA
- the gap gene encoding type I glyceraldehyde-3-phosphate dehydrogenase is translated as MTVRVAINGFGRIGRNIVRAIYESGRKDIDVVAVNDLGPVETNAHLLRYDSVHGRFPHEVKVEGDSINIGTDKFKVTAIKDPSQLPWKELGVDIALECTGIFTSKDKASAHLTAGAKRVLVSAPADGADLTVVYGVNHDKLTKDHIVVSNASCTTNCLAPVAMVLNNAFGIEKGFMTTIHAYTGDQPTLDTMHKDLYRARAAAMSMIPTSTGAAKAVGLVLPELKGKLDGVSIRVPTPNVSVIDFKFVAKKNVTVDEVNAALVAAADGPLKGILAYTNEPLVSIDLNHNPASSTFALDQTKVIEGNLVRVMSWYDNEWGFSNRMADTAVAVGKLIG